The following are encoded together in the Equus quagga isolate Etosha38 chromosome 1, UCLA_HA_Equagga_1.0, whole genome shotgun sequence genome:
- the LOC124225598 gene encoding serine protease 44-like, whose amino-acid sequence MRIVGGRPAEEGKWPWQVSLQTLGRHRCGGSLIARQWVLTAAHCIKSHLEYIVKLGSNMLHDDSRKTLQVPVQDIVCHPFYSSETLRHDIALILLAFPVNYSSYIQPVCLSEKAFEENTGEECWVTGWGRLVQNSESGRQEAEQGAA is encoded by the exons ATGAGGATAGTTGGGGGAAGGCCGGCCGAGGAGGGGAAGTGGCCCTGGCAGGTGAGCCTGCAGACCCTCGGTAGACACAGGTGTGGAGGCTCCCTCATCGCCCGACAGTGGGTGCTGACTGCGGCCCACTGCATAAAGAG CCATCTGGAGTATATAGTGAAGCTGGGAAGCAACATGTTACATGATGACTCCAGAAAGACACTGCAGGTTCCAGTTCAAGATATCGTTTGCCATCCCTTTTATAGCTCTGAAACTTTGCGGCACGACATTGCCCTTATTTTACTGGCCTTCCCTGTGAACTATTCCTCATACATCCAGCCTGTGTGCCTTTCTGAAAAGGCTTTCGAAGAGAATACTGGGGAAGAGTGCTGGGTGACTGGATGGGGCCGACTGGTACAAAACAGTGAGAGTGGCAGGCAGGAAGCTGAGCAGGGAGCAGCCTAA